From Drosophila virilis strain 15010-1051.87 chromosome X, Dvir_AGI_RSII-ME, whole genome shotgun sequence, the proteins below share one genomic window:
- the LOC6636648 gene encoding germ cell nuclear acidic protein isoform X1: MSDKMSHYNSLANVFEFLNIDSDSEISDNKNGTNVPPVANATHDLTCRKPQTAGDMDNSDDTDMDSDVFVVVDSSNASSDVSCFSASNLSSSSRSVLEPELWDCLSDTDTIPETESDSNTNTNGSSSKLSRSHNYNNLSRSLNHNNISLSTISIATDDACTMDSRLSTPIKRKQDCYPSNSKLSKSCNGRLNLGLEVNATPVLNPNVITTRSGRAVRARIDHKFDYSSEPQDVDSDDSDDPDFGDNDVEDDDEDYGHDNNEPSRKQRRISMRNSCCSSDASSMIESDAFIYLDLKQPVAIVKSEPTADAAIEFDSELKTRLQKLLGLVAPQRRLYNPMSNFELEDNHMDEDDPPPTLRSRLWTAKSSVPPLNVPMVTEPPLPSPVASRIKALGSEITNDMKMLLIDDMVQRANANYFESQTPQHIKEPIDLSGLPSEEQRALHCQQHKKIPSIMGPYTGVYSFVDSLRSTTPLSMCHPLAVNFRKREFGACKVQLAKTLFNILNHTVFHCGLRPSIVWRNCMNTPSSIEHRIEAGGQRLSRIVLWQNIKQPGMMVKVLLHEMCHAAAFVYHGETGHGDNCRKWAYRAKSTMPELPEIGDCNASYKYTCLLCRGRSFGRIKFEDEAQQLRCHYCQFEVNVEACSAENVHNLSLTDQLVTPYKEFVRANYGKCEQSGHSAKMQALNVLYKEHQQQAASN; encoded by the exons atgtccGACAAGATGTCGCATTACAATAGTCTCGCAAACGTGTTTGAATTTCTCAACATAGACAGCGATTCAGAGATTTCTGACAATAAAAATGGCACGAACGTG CCCCCAGTGGCAAACGCCACTCACGATCTCACGTGCAGAAAGCCCCAAACGGCAGGTGATATGGACAACAGTGACGACACGGATATGGATTCGGACGTGTTTGTCGTTGTGGATTCATCAAATGCCTCGTCAGACGTAAGCTGCTTCAGCGCATCAAATTTAAGCAGTTCATCACGATCAGTATTAGAGCCAGAGCTCTGGGATTGCCTGTCAGATACAGACACCATACCAGAAACCGAAAGCGATAGCAACACCAAcacaaatggcagcagcagtaagTTGTCCCGTAGTCACAACTATAACAATCTCTCTCGTAGTCTCAACCATAACAATATCAGCCTAAGCACAATATCGATCGCAACTGACGACGCATGCACCATGGACAGTCGCTTAAGTACTCCAATCAAGCGCAAGCAAGACTGCTACCCATCCAACAGCAAGTTGTCAAAAT CTTGTAATGGCCGATTGAATCTGGGACTGGAAGTAAATGCCACGCCGGTGTTGAATCCTAATGTGATCACGACGCGCAGCGGACGAGCTGTGCGCGCACGCATCGACCACAAGTTTGACTATTCGTCGGAGCCGCAGGATGTTGATTCAGATGATTCCGATGATCCTGATTTTGGTGACAACGATGTTGAAGACGATGACGAAGACTACGGCCATGATAACAATGAGCCTTCGCGCAAACAGCGACGAATTTCCATGCGCAACAGCTGCTGTAGCAGCGACGCCAGCTCAATGATCGAATCGGATGCATTTATCTATTTGGACTTAAAACAGCCGGTGGCAATTGTTAAAAGTGAGCCCACGGCTGATGCTGCTATAGAGTTCGATAGTGAGCTAAAGACGCGCCTGCAAAAGTTATTGGGTCTTGTTGCACCGCAGCGCCGCCTTTACAACCCCATGTCTAATTTTGAGCTTGAGGATAATCATATGGATGAAGATGATCCGCCGCCCACGTTGCGCAGTCGTTTATGGACAGCTAAAAGCAGCGTTCCGCCTTTAAATGTGCCTATGGTCACAGAACCCCCGCTGCCAAGCCCGGTGGCATCTCGTATCAAAGCGCTGGGATCCGAAATAACAAATGATATGAAAATGCTGCTTATTGACGACATGGTTCAGCGCGCCAATGCAAACTATTTTGAGAGTCAAACTCCCCAACATATCAAGGAACCCATCGATCTGAGCGGCTTACCCAGCGAGGAGCAGCGTGCGCTCCATTGTCAACAGCACAAGAAGATCCCCAGCATTATGGGGCCCTATACGGGCGTATATAGCTTCGTGGATTCGCTTCGAT CAACAACGCCCTTAAGTATGTGTCATCCACTTGCTGTGAACTTTCGCAAACGGGAGTTTGGAGCATGCAAGGTTCAGCTGGCCAAGACCCTATTCAACATACTCAATCACACAGTCTTCCATTGTGGCCTTCGTCCGAGCATTGTCTGGCGGAACTGCATGAACACGCCCAGTAGCATCGAGCATCGGATTGAAGCTGGTGGTCAGCGCCTGTCGCGTATTGTTTTGTGGCAGAACATAAAACAGCCTGGAATGATGGTTAAAGTCCTGCTGCACGAGATGTGTCACGCGGCTGCCTTTGTTTACCACGGTGAGACGGGACATGGCGACAATTGTCGCAAATG GGCTTATCGCGCCAAATCAACGATGCCCGAGCTGCCAGAGATtggagattgcaatgctagcTACAAGTACACTTGCCTCCTGTGCCGTGGCCGCTCGTTTGGTCGGATTAAGTTTGAGGATGAGGCGCAGCAACTGCGTTGCCACTACTGCCAGTTTGAGGTAAATGTGGAGGCATGCAGCGCCGAAAATGTCCACAACCTGTCTCTCACCGATCAGCTGGTGACACCCTATAAAGAGTTCGTGCGCGCAAACTATGGAAAGTGCGAGCAGAGCGGCCACAGCGCCAAAATGCAAGCACTCAATGTGCTATACAAGgagcaccagcagcaggcggcTTCCAATTGA
- the LOC6636648 gene encoding germ cell nuclear acidic protein isoform X2, with protein sequence MDSRLSTPIKRKQDCYPSNSKLSKSCNGRLNLGLEVNATPVLNPNVITTRSGRAVRARIDHKFDYSSEPQDVDSDDSDDPDFGDNDVEDDDEDYGHDNNEPSRKQRRISMRNSCCSSDASSMIESDAFIYLDLKQPVAIVKSEPTADAAIEFDSELKTRLQKLLGLVAPQRRLYNPMSNFELEDNHMDEDDPPPTLRSRLWTAKSSVPPLNVPMVTEPPLPSPVASRIKALGSEITNDMKMLLIDDMVQRANANYFESQTPQHIKEPIDLSGLPSEEQRALHCQQHKKIPSIMGPYTGVYSFVDSLRSTTPLSMCHPLAVNFRKREFGACKVQLAKTLFNILNHTVFHCGLRPSIVWRNCMNTPSSIEHRIEAGGQRLSRIVLWQNIKQPGMMVKVLLHEMCHAAAFVYHGETGHGDNCRKWAYRAKSTMPELPEIGDCNASYKYTCLLCRGRSFGRIKFEDEAQQLRCHYCQFEVNVEACSAENVHNLSLTDQLVTPYKEFVRANYGKCEQSGHSAKMQALNVLYKEHQQQAASN encoded by the exons ATGGACAGTCGCTTAAGTACTCCAATCAAGCGCAAGCAAGACTGCTACCCATCCAACAGCAAGTTGTCAAAAT CTTGTAATGGCCGATTGAATCTGGGACTGGAAGTAAATGCCACGCCGGTGTTGAATCCTAATGTGATCACGACGCGCAGCGGACGAGCTGTGCGCGCACGCATCGACCACAAGTTTGACTATTCGTCGGAGCCGCAGGATGTTGATTCAGATGATTCCGATGATCCTGATTTTGGTGACAACGATGTTGAAGACGATGACGAAGACTACGGCCATGATAACAATGAGCCTTCGCGCAAACAGCGACGAATTTCCATGCGCAACAGCTGCTGTAGCAGCGACGCCAGCTCAATGATCGAATCGGATGCATTTATCTATTTGGACTTAAAACAGCCGGTGGCAATTGTTAAAAGTGAGCCCACGGCTGATGCTGCTATAGAGTTCGATAGTGAGCTAAAGACGCGCCTGCAAAAGTTATTGGGTCTTGTTGCACCGCAGCGCCGCCTTTACAACCCCATGTCTAATTTTGAGCTTGAGGATAATCATATGGATGAAGATGATCCGCCGCCCACGTTGCGCAGTCGTTTATGGACAGCTAAAAGCAGCGTTCCGCCTTTAAATGTGCCTATGGTCACAGAACCCCCGCTGCCAAGCCCGGTGGCATCTCGTATCAAAGCGCTGGGATCCGAAATAACAAATGATATGAAAATGCTGCTTATTGACGACATGGTTCAGCGCGCCAATGCAAACTATTTTGAGAGTCAAACTCCCCAACATATCAAGGAACCCATCGATCTGAGCGGCTTACCCAGCGAGGAGCAGCGTGCGCTCCATTGTCAACAGCACAAGAAGATCCCCAGCATTATGGGGCCCTATACGGGCGTATATAGCTTCGTGGATTCGCTTCGAT CAACAACGCCCTTAAGTATGTGTCATCCACTTGCTGTGAACTTTCGCAAACGGGAGTTTGGAGCATGCAAGGTTCAGCTGGCCAAGACCCTATTCAACATACTCAATCACACAGTCTTCCATTGTGGCCTTCGTCCGAGCATTGTCTGGCGGAACTGCATGAACACGCCCAGTAGCATCGAGCATCGGATTGAAGCTGGTGGTCAGCGCCTGTCGCGTATTGTTTTGTGGCAGAACATAAAACAGCCTGGAATGATGGTTAAAGTCCTGCTGCACGAGATGTGTCACGCGGCTGCCTTTGTTTACCACGGTGAGACGGGACATGGCGACAATTGTCGCAAATG GGCTTATCGCGCCAAATCAACGATGCCCGAGCTGCCAGAGATtggagattgcaatgctagcTACAAGTACACTTGCCTCCTGTGCCGTGGCCGCTCGTTTGGTCGGATTAAGTTTGAGGATGAGGCGCAGCAACTGCGTTGCCACTACTGCCAGTTTGAGGTAAATGTGGAGGCATGCAGCGCCGAAAATGTCCACAACCTGTCTCTCACCGATCAGCTGGTGACACCCTATAAAGAGTTCGTGCGCGCAAACTATGGAAAGTGCGAGCAGAGCGGCCACAGCGCCAAAATGCAAGCACTCAATGTGCTATACAAGgagcaccagcagcaggcggcTTCCAATTGA
- the LOC6636649 gene encoding WW domain-binding protein 11, with product MGRRSINTTKSGKYMNPTDQARKEARKKELKKNKRQRQMVRAAVLKNKDPSQILEEMEKIDEMEYNVLQPSPLNEKVLRDKRKKLKETFDRVMRLYHNDEPEHWAELKRKEVDYEKKRLKKQQYYESVKHAQSVQIDEIPLPAPVTAANAGAGGTSSANSGNNSSNIIFPGGSGGIRMPPPPMTLALPPFAPGAPPGVAKNSEIAADLQSDKSKEDDDKDWLGVPPGPPPDLFAMSELDSDAEGNTDYEGDEEETATSPKLQQRMQNIDDFMKEMEHVHKRKHRKLQSDEEHDKEHTDKDEKRDSASESKSPPVRRRVTSRSRSRSRSHSSSSSSSSDDEDDADDDMGSDADAKQPTSNAAKEPVKPTAVAAATTSVPAPPTAPSLPAIPLPPSAPAPPQLPQLPHLRNIAPPPGIMFRPPPMRPPGPGLAGFGLRMPPGPPPGARPPHALGPMPRMGIRMPPGPPPGMPPRMGGHHPKHGNTNPPPSKEPGKGVTTITAKPQIRNLSADVTRFVPSTLRVKRDDQRRVARGKHPAGVHDIGDRSIHAPPEAHKKPPTKDDAYLQFMNEMQGLL from the exons ATGGGGCGACGCTCCATAAACACCACTAAAAGTGGCAAATACATGAATCCAACAGACCAAGCGC GCAAAGAGGCTCGAAAAAAGGAGCTGAAGAAGAACAAACGACAACGCCAAATGGTGAGAGCTGCCGTGCTCAAGAATAAGGATCCCTCGCAGATACTTGAAGAGATGGAAAAGATCGACGAAATGG AGTATAATGTGCTGCAGCCGTCGCCTCTTAATGAAAAGGTGCTGCGCGATAAGCGCAAGAAGCTGAAGGAAACCTTTGATCGAGTTATGCGACTCTAT CATAACGATGAGCCCGAGCACTGGGCGGAACTAAAGCGCAAGGAGGTGGATTACGAGAAAAAGCGTCTGAAAAAGCAACAATACTACGAGAGCGTCAAACATGCACAGAGCGTACAGATCGATGAGATCCCACTGCCAGCGCCGGTGACAGCAGCCAATGCTGGTGCAGGCGGCACGAGTTCAGCCAATAGTGGCAATaatagcagcaacatcatATTTCCAGGTGGATCTGGCGGCATTCGTATGCCACCGCCGCCTATGACGCTAGCTTTGCCGCCTTTTGCCCCTGGCGCACCGCCGGGTGTTGCCAAGAATAGCGAAATTGCGGCCGACTTGCAGTCGGATAAATCAAAAGAAGACGATGATAAAGATTGGCTTGGTGTGCCACCAGGGCCGCCGCCTGATCTCTTTGCCATGTCAGAGCTCGATTCGGATGCCGAGGGCAACACCGATTACGAGGGCGACGAGGAAGAGACGGCCACCAGTCCCAAGTTACAACAGCGCATGCAGAACATTGACGACTTCATGAAAGAAATGGAGCATGTGCACAAGCGCAAGCATCGAAAACTGCAGAGTGACGAGGAGCACGATAAGGAACACACTGATAAGGATGAGAAGCGCGACAGCGCCTCAGAGAGTAAATCGCCACCGGTCCGTCGTCGTGTCACCAGCCGTAGCCGCAGCCGAAGCCGCAGccacagtagcagcagcagcagtagcagtgaCGATGAAGACGACGCGGATGATGATATGGGCTCTGATGCGGATGCCAAGCAGCCCACTAGTAATGCAGCCAAAGAGCCGGTTAAGccaacagctgttgctgcagccacGACGTCGGTGCCAGCGCCGCCAACAGCGCCCTCATTGCCTGCCATACCGTTGCCGCCAAGTGCGCCAGCGCCGCCGCAGCTGCCACAACTGCCGCATTTGCGCAACATAGCGCCGCCGCCGGGTATTATGTTCCGGCCGCCACCGATGCGACCACCCGGACCAGGTCTAGCTGGATTTGGCCTGCGTATGCCGCCTGGCCCGCCGCCAGGAGCACGACCCCCACACGCTCTGGGCCCCATGCCGCGCATGGGCATACGCATGCCTCCAGGTCCGCCGCCAGGAATGCCGCCGCGCATGGGTGGCCATCATCCTAAGCATGGTAATACAAATCCGCCACCAAGTAAGGAACCGGGCAAAGGCGTCACCACGATCACAGCTAAGCCGCAGATAAG GAATCTGAGCGCGGATGTCACCCGATTTGTGCCCTCGACGTTGCGTGTGAAGCGCGATGATCAGCGCCGAGTAGCGAGAGGTAAGCATCCAGCTGGCGTTCACGATATTGGCGACCGTAGCATCCATGCGCCGCCAGAGGCACACAAGAAGCCACCCACGAAGGATGACGCCTACCTGCAGTTCATGAACGAGATGCAGGGTCTGCTGTAG